In Desulfuromonas sp. KJ2020, a single window of DNA contains:
- the acpP gene encoding acyl carrier protein, with the protein MASIEERVKQIVAEQLGVDEDQVTNDASFMDDLGADSLDTVELVMALEEEFDVEISDEDAEKIQTVQDAISYISEQA; encoded by the coding sequence ATGGCTTCTATTGAAGAAAGAGTTAAACAGATTGTTGCTGAGCAGCTTGGTGTTGATGAGGACCAGGTAACCAACGATGCGTCTTTTATGGACGATCTCGGTGCTGACTCCCTCGATACCGTTGAACTGGTCATGGCTCTTGAAGAAGAGTTCGACGTTGAAATCTCCGACGAGGACGCTGAGAAGATCCAGACTGTTCAGGATGCGATCAGCTATATCAGCGAACAGGCCTAA
- the fabG gene encoding 3-oxoacyl-[acyl-carrier-protein] reductase, producing MLKDRVGIVTGASRGIGRTIALAMAAAGAKVVVSARSASGIEALCREIEAGGGSCVSVVGDVAVTADADRIVETAVSHFGRLDILVNNAGITRDGLLLRMKDEDWDAVLDTNLKGAFLCTRAAAKVMTKQKFGRIINISSVVGEMGNPGQANYCASKAGLIGLTKSVARELARRNITVNAITPGFITTDMTEALPEKTRQELAAQIPLGRLGDASDIAQAVNFLASDHAGYITGQVLGINGGMYM from the coding sequence ATGCTCAAAGATCGCGTTGGTATAGTTACAGGCGCGTCGCGGGGAATTGGACGTACAATCGCTCTTGCCATGGCAGCGGCCGGTGCTAAAGTGGTGGTGTCGGCTCGAAGTGCATCGGGAATTGAAGCTTTGTGCCGTGAAATTGAAGCTGGCGGTGGTTCCTGTGTGAGTGTCGTCGGTGATGTCGCTGTCACCGCCGACGCCGATCGTATAGTCGAGACTGCTGTCAGTCATTTTGGCCGACTGGACATCCTGGTCAATAATGCCGGTATTACCCGGGATGGGCTGCTGCTGCGCATGAAGGATGAAGATTGGGATGCGGTGCTTGACACCAACCTCAAAGGTGCTTTTCTCTGTACGCGCGCCGCAGCCAAGGTCATGACCAAACAGAAGTTCGGACGCATCATTAATATTTCATCCGTCGTGGGAGAAATGGGAAATCCCGGCCAGGCCAATTATTGTGCCAGTAAGGCAGGTCTCATTGGTCTTACGAAATCTGTAGCCAGGGAGTTGGCTCGAAGAAATATTACGGTCAATGCGATAACCCCGGGTTTCATTACCACGGACATGACCGAAGCTCTACCGGAAAAAACGCGCCAGGAATTGGCTGCGCAGATTCCGCTTGGCCGCCTTGGCGATGCCTCAGACATTGCGCAGGCTGTTAACTTTTTAGCATCGGATCACGCCGGTTACATCACAGGTCAAGTGCTTGGAATTAACGGCGGAATGTATATGTAG